The following coding sequences lie in one Candidatus Zixiibacteriota bacterium genomic window:
- a CDS encoding glycosyltransferase gives MDFSVIIAAFERPASLERLLASIERHFAGAGVSYEVIVANNARDRSVSERIDAVVREFSGRDGRVFRAVREPAPGKCRAQNRAIADAGGSILAFFDDDVEVTAEWLPAATEFFRDTDFDAMQGPILVPPEVAGNAEFQRSYQRFRTIDFLQYPSETREIDTLTGANMAIRREAFARCGLFNEALGPGRSGISEDVEFAGRLIACGGRIGYEPRAAVYHEVDWNRFTEAFFRKRHEQQGVSRFLYKRQSLAAIIGNMLRSVMAFGWYALWRNERRQYRAKGRYFHYRAMLREKMKALRVGPAGG, from the coding sequence ATGGATTTCAGCGTCATCATAGCCGCCTTCGAGCGTCCGGCCTCTCTCGAGAGACTGCTGGCCAGCATCGAGCGCCATTTCGCAGGAGCGGGCGTCTCTTACGAGGTGATCGTGGCGAACAACGCGCGCGACCGCAGCGTCTCCGAACGCATCGACGCGGTGGTGCGTGAGTTCAGCGGCCGCGACGGTCGGGTGTTTCGAGCCGTGCGGGAGCCAGCTCCGGGCAAGTGCCGCGCGCAGAACCGGGCGATCGCCGACGCGGGCGGATCGATCCTGGCGTTTTTCGACGACGACGTGGAGGTGACAGCCGAGTGGCTGCCGGCGGCGACGGAGTTTTTCCGCGACACCGATTTCGATGCCATGCAGGGGCCGATCCTGGTGCCGCCGGAGGTGGCGGGGAACGCCGAGTTCCAGCGCAGCTATCAGAGGTTTCGAACGATCGACTTCCTGCAGTATCCGTCCGAAACGAGGGAAATCGACACGCTGACCGGAGCGAACATGGCGATCCGGCGCGAGGCTTTCGCGCGGTGCGGGCTGTTCAACGAGGCGCTCGGACCGGGCCGCTCGGGCATCTCCGAGGACGTCGAGTTCGCCGGGCGCCTGATCGCATGCGGCGGGCGGATCGGCTACGAGCCCCGGGCCGCCGTATATCACGAGGTGGACTGGAATCGATTCACCGAAGCCTTCTTCCGCAAGCGCCACGAGCAACAGGGGGTGAGCCGGTTCCTCTACAAGCGGCAATCCCTGGCCGCGATCATCGGCAACATGCTGCGGTCCGTCATGGCCTTCGGCTGGTACGCGCTCTGGCGCAACGAGAGAAGGCAGTATCGGGCCAAGGGGCGCTATTTCCATTACCGGGCGATGCTCCGGGAGAAGATGAAGGCTCTCAGGGTCGGGCCCGCCGGCGGGTAA
- a CDS encoding glycosyltransferase family 2 protein has protein sequence MTGSSSGARPAPAVSAIVVCFNEEDNIAECLESVRWCDEIVVVDSFSTDRTVEICRRYTDKVIQRPWSGYRNQKAFAHSQATGEWVLMIDADERVSPELKSEIQEALRHGADGVAAFSVPRLVFYLGRWWRRGGWYPDYDVRLFRRARARWEGRDPHEKIVVDGRVKRLKNPLFHFTYRDMSDHVETINRFTSVAARELAAEGTRWRLTDALFRPAFRFFRFYVLKRGFLEGFAGFYVALTAAVYVFLKYAKLWELELEEKSKGDRNRS, from the coding sequence ATGACCGGCTCTTCTTCGGGCGCGAGGCCCGCCCCGGCGGTTTCCGCGATCGTGGTCTGCTTCAACGAGGAAGACAACATCGCGGAGTGCCTGGAAAGCGTTCGCTGGTGCGACGAAATCGTCGTCGTGGATTCCTTCAGTACGGACCGGACCGTCGAAATCTGCCGGCGCTACACCGACAAGGTGATCCAGAGGCCGTGGTCGGGCTACCGCAACCAAAAGGCCTTCGCCCATTCTCAGGCGACCGGCGAATGGGTGCTCATGATCGACGCCGACGAACGCGTTTCGCCCGAGCTCAAGTCCGAGATCCAGGAGGCGCTGCGCCACGGGGCCGACGGCGTGGCGGCGTTCTCGGTGCCACGGCTGGTTTTTTACCTCGGCCGCTGGTGGCGCCGCGGCGGCTGGTACCCGGACTACGACGTCCGCCTGTTTCGCCGCGCGCGCGCCAGGTGGGAGGGCAGGGATCCGCACGAGAAGATCGTCGTCGACGGCAGGGTGAAGCGGCTCAAGAATCCGCTCTTCCATTTCACGTATCGCGACATGAGCGATCACGTGGAAACGATCAACCGCTTTACCTCGGTTGCCGCGCGCGAGCTTGCCGCGGAAGGAACGCGCTGGCGGCTCACGGACGCCCTGTTTCGACCGGCCTTCCGGTTCTTCCGCTTCTACGTTCTGAAGCGCGGCTTCCTGGAGGGGTTCGCGGGTTTCTACGTGGCGCTGACGGCGGCCGTTTACGTTTTCCTGAAGTATGCTAAGTTGTGGGAGCTGGAGCTGGAGGAGAAGAGCAAAGGTGACCGGAACCGGTCGTAA
- the gmk gene encoding guanylate kinase: MKKLDKSAAKGREGIVFIVSAPSGTGKSTVIGKLLSLLPDIRLSVSCTTRARRGSEVDGREYHFVTPRQFAAMRARGAFAEWAKVHGFFYGTPRAPLDRSIARGVDVLLDIDVQGARKIKRRYPRAVSIFLLPPSWKELERRLARRGTEGRETIRRRLANARREIRELMRYDYYVVNDNVRKAVGLLRAIVLAERQKTARLRGRGARARGLPAP; this comes from the coding sequence GTGAAAAAACTGGACAAGTCTGCCGCCAAAGGCCGCGAAGGCATCGTCTTCATCGTATCGGCGCCCTCGGGGACGGGAAAAAGTACCGTGATCGGCAAGCTGCTTTCGTTGCTGCCCGACATCCGTCTGTCCGTGTCGTGCACGACGCGGGCCCGGCGCGGATCGGAGGTCGACGGGCGCGAATACCATTTCGTCACGCCGCGGCAGTTCGCCGCGATGCGCGCGCGGGGGGCGTTCGCCGAATGGGCGAAGGTCCACGGATTCTTTTACGGAACCCCGAGGGCGCCGCTCGACCGCTCCATCGCGCGGGGAGTCGACGTGCTGCTCGACATCGATGTCCAGGGCGCCCGCAAGATCAAGCGGAGGTACCCCCGCGCGGTTTCGATCTTTCTCCTGCCCCCGTCCTGGAAGGAACTGGAGCGGCGCCTGGCCCGGCGCGGGACGGAGGGCCGGGAGACGATCCGGCGCCGGCTCGCCAACGCCCGGCGTGAAATTCGCGAGCTGATGCGCTACGATTATTACGTCGTCAACGACAACGTGCGCAAGGCGGTGGGGCTGTTGCGGGCGATCGTCCTGGCGGAAAGGCAGAAGACCGCGCGCCTGCGCGGGCGCGGCGCCCGGGCTCGGGGGCTGCCGGCGCCGTAG
- a CDS encoding bifunctional (p)ppGpp synthetase/guanosine-3',5'-bis(diphosphate) 3'-pyrophosphohydrolase, with protein sequence MNINDLVEKVQSYHPAANVELIRRAYDFSARVHTGQKRLSGEPFLTHPLAVAGIIADLKMDEPSIASGLLHDTVEDTLTTVDEIKGLFGREVAALVDGVTKLSRANFTSREEKQAENFRKMLLAMGKDVRVILIKLADRVHNMRTLDHLPPDKQILTAQETLDIYAPLAHRVGIAWIKSELEDLALKYLHPEIYYQLKRNVAKKKADREKYIAEVISVLQRKLESEGIEAEVSGRPKHFYSIYQKMESQNLLYDQIYDLVAFRVLVDTQRECYEALGVIHSMWRPVPGRFKDYIALPKPNMYQSLHTSVIGPYGERMEIQIRTHEMHRVAEEGVAAHWRYKEGEDFRVSEGQRFAWLRQLLEWQQNLQDPQEFLHSLKEDLFPDEIYVFTPKGDLLNFPKGSTVIDFAYRIHSDIGMHCSGARVNGQLVPPKYILRSGDTVEIITTPNQVPSRDWLKLVKTPRAKAKIRSWLKSQQRERSLALGREILESDLHRHGLDYAALRREGKIEWLAGEFGLRDEEALLAALGYGKITSRHVLAKLVPPEKLDAAYKRTEGSLERLFRLVSTKRKSHGIRVKGVNDVLVRFALCCHPLPGERIVGFITRGRGVTVHTVDCSTVLESDPHRKIEVSWEEGVQSLRPVKIEVSCVDRPGLLAAISAAITSAEANIARAQVRTFSGEKAINTFEVMIRDSEHLKQVLGNVSKVKGVYRAVRGRGRAVSAAERDTGLKEEAR encoded by the coding sequence ATGAACATCAACGATCTCGTCGAAAAGGTCCAGTCGTACCATCCCGCGGCGAACGTGGAGCTGATCCGCCGGGCGTACGATTTTTCGGCGAGGGTGCACACGGGCCAGAAGAGGCTTTCCGGGGAACCCTTCCTCACCCATCCGCTCGCCGTCGCGGGCATCATCGCGGACCTCAAAATGGACGAGCCCAGCATCGCGAGCGGGCTCCTGCACGATACCGTCGAGGACACCCTCACCACGGTCGACGAGATCAAGGGGCTGTTCGGCCGCGAAGTCGCGGCTCTGGTGGACGGGGTCACCAAGCTGAGCCGCGCCAACTTCACCAGCCGCGAGGAGAAGCAGGCGGAGAACTTCCGCAAGATGCTGCTCGCCATGGGCAAGGACGTGCGGGTGATCCTGATCAAGCTCGCCGACCGGGTCCACAACATGCGCACGCTCGACCACCTTCCTCCGGACAAGCAGATCCTCACCGCGCAGGAGACGCTGGACATCTACGCGCCGCTCGCGCACCGCGTGGGGATCGCCTGGATCAAGAGCGAGCTGGAGGATCTGGCGCTCAAGTATCTCCACCCGGAGATCTACTACCAGCTCAAGCGCAACGTCGCCAAGAAGAAGGCGGACCGCGAGAAGTACATCGCGGAAGTGATCTCGGTCCTGCAGCGCAAGCTCGAGTCGGAGGGGATCGAGGCCGAGGTCAGCGGCCGGCCGAAGCACTTCTACAGCATCTACCAGAAGATGGAGAGCCAGAATCTGCTCTACGACCAGATCTACGATCTCGTCGCCTTCCGGGTTCTGGTCGACACCCAGCGGGAATGCTACGAGGCTCTCGGCGTGATCCATTCGATGTGGCGGCCGGTTCCGGGGCGGTTCAAGGACTACATCGCGCTGCCGAAGCCGAACATGTACCAGTCGCTCCACACCAGCGTGATCGGCCCCTACGGCGAACGGATGGAGATCCAGATTCGCACGCACGAGATGCATCGCGTCGCCGAGGAGGGAGTGGCGGCGCACTGGCGCTACAAGGAGGGGGAGGACTTCCGGGTGAGCGAGGGACAGCGGTTCGCCTGGCTACGTCAGCTGCTCGAGTGGCAGCAGAACCTTCAGGACCCGCAGGAATTCCTCCACAGCCTCAAGGAGGACCTCTTCCCGGACGAGATCTACGTTTTCACGCCCAAAGGCGACCTCTTGAATTTTCCCAAGGGGTCGACCGTCATCGATTTCGCCTACCGCATTCACTCGGACATCGGCATGCATTGCTCCGGGGCGCGGGTCAACGGCCAGCTCGTGCCGCCCAAGTACATCCTGCGCAGCGGCGATACCGTCGAGATCATCACCACTCCCAACCAGGTGCCGAGCCGCGACTGGCTGAAGCTCGTGAAGACGCCGCGGGCGAAGGCGAAGATCCGGAGCTGGCTCAAGTCCCAGCAACGCGAGCGCAGCCTCGCTCTGGGACGGGAGATCCTCGAAAGCGACCTGCACCGCCACGGGCTGGACTACGCGGCGCTCAGGCGGGAGGGAAAAATCGAATGGCTCGCCGGGGAGTTCGGCCTCAGGGACGAGGAAGCGCTGCTCGCCGCCCTGGGCTACGGCAAGATCACGTCGCGCCACGTCCTGGCGAAGCTCGTGCCTCCGGAAAAGCTCGACGCCGCCTACAAGCGCACCGAGGGGTCGCTCGAGCGGCTGTTCCGCCTCGTTTCGACCAAGCGCAAGAGCCACGGAATCCGGGTCAAGGGAGTCAACGACGTGCTGGTTCGCTTCGCCCTCTGCTGCCACCCGCTTCCCGGCGAGCGGATCGTCGGCTTCATCACGCGCGGCCGGGGCGTGACCGTGCACACCGTCGATTGTTCGACGGTGCTGGAGAGCGACCCGCATCGCAAGATCGAGGTGAGCTGGGAAGAGGGCGTTCAGTCGCTCAGGCCGGTGAAGATCGAGGTCTCCTGCGTGGATCGCCCGGGCCTGCTGGCCGCCATCAGCGCGGCGATCACCAGCGCCGAGGCCAATATCGCCCGCGCGCAGGTGCGGACGTTCTCCGGGGAGAAGGCGATCAACACCTTCGAGGTGATGATCCGGGACTCCGAGCACCTCAAGCAGGTGCTCGGCAACGTCTCGAAGGTCAAAGGGGTTTACCGGGCGGTGCGGGGCCGTGGCCGGGCGGTGTCGGCCGCCGAGCGCGATACCGGTCTGAAGGAAGAAGCGAGATGA
- a CDS encoding glycosyltransferase family 4 protein gives MTGTGRNRLLSVLHVDPERDWGGGEVQVLGLARYLAGRGHRCHVLTHPQGFLFDRCRSAGLPVLPLVARNDLDLRAAMKMRRLVRGGNYDIVHFHTKRAHALGIWLPAGPKYVVTRRMDYPEPDNWYTRHLYNRTVDGVVAISSAVAVVLERGGVRREAIRLIPSGVDAERFRAARARFVRPGDPPVVGTAAVLEERKGHRFLLEAAALLKERGMPVKVRLAGDGALRRELERSAARLGLDRDVEFSGFVDDVARFLAEIDVFVLPSLAEGLGVSVLEAMAAAKPVVASRVGGLADLVVDRVTGALVPPGDVRALADAVERLARDRELAAAMGRRGAERVEREFTMERMAEKNEIYYYDLIEEAAESRSARG, from the coding sequence GTGACCGGAACCGGTCGTAACCGGTTGCTGAGCGTGTTGCATGTCGATCCGGAACGCGATTGGGGCGGTGGAGAGGTTCAGGTGCTGGGCCTGGCTCGCTACCTGGCGGGTCGGGGCCATCGCTGTCACGTCTTGACGCATCCTCAAGGTTTTCTGTTCGACCGTTGCCGCAGTGCGGGGTTGCCTGTGCTGCCGCTGGTGGCCCGCAACGATCTCGACCTGCGGGCCGCAATGAAGATGCGCCGGCTCGTCCGCGGCGGAAACTATGATATCGTCCATTTTCATACGAAGCGGGCCCACGCGCTCGGCATCTGGCTGCCGGCGGGGCCGAAGTACGTCGTGACCCGCAGGATGGATTACCCGGAGCCTGACAACTGGTACACGCGGCACCTCTACAATCGAACGGTGGACGGGGTGGTGGCGATATCGAGCGCCGTGGCGGTGGTGCTCGAGCGCGGCGGCGTCCGGCGCGAAGCGATCCGGCTGATTCCGAGCGGCGTCGACGCGGAACGTTTTCGAGCGGCGCGCGCGAGATTCGTTCGCCCGGGGGATCCACCGGTGGTCGGGACCGCGGCCGTCCTGGAAGAGCGAAAAGGCCATCGATTCCTGCTCGAGGCGGCGGCGTTGTTGAAAGAGCGCGGGATGCCGGTGAAGGTCCGGCTTGCGGGAGACGGAGCGCTGCGCCGGGAGCTGGAGCGCTCGGCGGCCCGGCTCGGTCTGGATCGGGACGTGGAGTTTTCCGGTTTCGTCGACGACGTGGCGCGGTTTCTCGCAGAGATCGACGTCTTCGTGCTGCCGTCGCTGGCAGAGGGGCTCGGGGTGTCGGTCCTGGAAGCGATGGCCGCGGCGAAGCCCGTGGTGGCCAGCCGCGTCGGCGGCTTGGCGGACCTGGTCGTGGACCGGGTGACGGGCGCGCTGGTGCCGCCGGGCGACGTGCGAGCGCTGGCCGATGCGGTCGAGCGACTGGCGCGCGACCGCGAGCTGGCGGCGGCGATGGGCAGACGGGGAGCGGAGCGCGTGGAGCGGGAGTTCACGATGGAGCGCATGGCGGAAAAGAACGAGATCTATTATTACGACCTGATCGAAGAGGCGGCTGAGAGCCGGAGCGCGCGGGGATGA
- the rfaE2 gene encoding D-glycero-beta-D-manno-heptose 1-phosphate adenylyltransferase, producing the protein MREKIVDLPRLCEAVAAARAAGRKVVFTNGCFDLLHRGHLHVLREAKARGDLLVVGVNSDRSVRGLKGPGRPILSEEERLELIAALEMVDYVVLFDAPDPYDVIAAVRPDVLVKGGDWAESEIVGADIVIGDGGTVCVVPYLKGFSTSEIIARIRS; encoded by the coding sequence GTGCGAGAGAAAATCGTCGATCTTCCGCGTCTCTGCGAGGCCGTCGCGGCGGCCAGGGCCGCGGGCCGGAAGGTCGTCTTCACCAACGGATGCTTCGATCTGCTGCACCGGGGCCACCTCCACGTGCTGCGCGAAGCCAAGGCCCGCGGGGACCTTCTGGTCGTGGGCGTCAACAGCGACCGCTCGGTTCGCGGGCTGAAGGGACCCGGCCGGCCGATCTTGTCCGAGGAGGAGCGGCTCGAGTTGATTGCCGCTCTGGAGATGGTAGATTATGTCGTCCTCTTCGATGCTCCCGATCCGTACGACGTGATCGCCGCGGTTCGCCCCGACGTGCTCGTAAAGGGAGGCGACTGGGCCGAGTCGGAGATCGTGGGAGCGGACATCGTGATCGGGGACGGCGGCACCGTGTGCGTCGTTCCCTACCTGAAGGGGTTTTCGACCAGCGAGATCATAGCGAGGATACGGAGCTGA
- a CDS encoding UbiD family decarboxylase, with the protein MEYQDLREWIQIAEEMGELKTLTNCDWNLEIGAITELVHHKEDGPAVLFDEIKGYPKGYRVLSNSLASRKRLALTLGLPPGDTKMDFVRIWKEHYKKIKPIPPRFVTKSPLFENVYREGEIDLLKFPTPLWHDKDGGRYIGTGSVDITRDPDEGWVNYGTYRVMIHDKDTVGFYISPGKHGRIHREKYSSTGRPCKVAMSFGHDPLIFLGGSIEVPYGVSEFEFIGGVRGEPLEMIEGEYSGLPIPANAEIVIEGDAIFDQPRSEGPFGEWTGYYASDERPEPIVKVKRLYHRNDPIILGSPPGRPPAELGWYRSYLRSALIWDEMEKAGVPDVKGVWLTVSGGSRLMLIVSIKQRYPGHAKQAALVASQCHAGAYLGRFVVVVDDDIDPSNTDDVIWAMATRCDPAEDIDIIRRCWSGPLDPIVPKGKKGFNSRAIIDATRPYEWMKDFPAVAESSREVLDATAKKWGAVLFGNGKK; encoded by the coding sequence ATGGAATATCAGGACCTCAGAGAGTGGATCCAGATCGCGGAAGAGATGGGCGAGCTGAAGACGCTCACGAACTGCGACTGGAATCTGGAGATCGGCGCGATCACCGAGCTGGTCCACCACAAGGAAGACGGCCCCGCGGTCCTGTTCGACGAGATCAAGGGCTATCCCAAGGGCTATCGGGTCCTGTCCAACTCGCTGGCGTCGCGGAAGCGTCTGGCGCTCACGCTCGGGCTCCCTCCGGGCGATACGAAGATGGACTTCGTCCGGATCTGGAAGGAACACTACAAGAAGATCAAGCCGATCCCGCCCAGGTTCGTGACCAAGAGCCCGCTCTTCGAGAACGTCTACCGGGAGGGCGAGATCGATCTGCTGAAGTTTCCCACGCCGCTGTGGCACGACAAGGACGGCGGCCGCTACATCGGCACCGGCAGCGTGGACATCACGCGCGATCCCGACGAGGGGTGGGTCAACTACGGCACCTATCGGGTCATGATCCACGACAAGGACACGGTCGGCTTTTACATCTCGCCGGGCAAGCACGGCCGCATCCACCGCGAAAAGTATTCGAGCACCGGCCGGCCGTGCAAGGTCGCCATGTCCTTCGGCCACGATCCGCTGATCTTCCTCGGCGGCAGCATCGAGGTCCCCTACGGAGTCTCGGAGTTCGAGTTCATCGGCGGCGTCCGGGGCGAGCCGCTGGAAATGATCGAAGGAGAATACTCGGGCCTGCCGATTCCGGCAAACGCGGAGATCGTGATCGAGGGCGACGCGATCTTCGATCAGCCGCGCAGCGAGGGGCCGTTCGGCGAGTGGACCGGCTACTACGCGAGCGACGAGCGGCCGGAGCCGATCGTCAAGGTCAAGCGGCTTTATCATCGCAACGACCCGATCATCCTGGGGTCGCCTCCGGGCAGGCCGCCCGCGGAGCTGGGCTGGTACCGCTCCTACCTGCGTTCCGCCCTGATCTGGGACGAGATGGAAAAGGCGGGCGTGCCCGATGTCAAAGGGGTGTGGCTGACCGTTTCCGGCGGCAGCCGGTTGATGCTGATCGTTTCGATCAAGCAGCGCTACCCGGGTCACGCGAAGCAGGCGGCGCTCGTCGCCTCGCAGTGCCACGCCGGCGCCTATCTGGGACGCTTCGTGGTGGTGGTCGACGACGACATCGATCCGTCGAACACGGACGACGTGATCTGGGCGATGGCCACCCGCTGCGATCCGGCCGAGGACATCGACATCATCCGCCGCTGCTGGAGCGGGCCGCTCGATCCGATTGTCCCCAAGGGCAAGAAGGGCTTCAACTCGCGGGCGATCATCGACGCGACGCGGCCGTACGAGTGGATGAAGGATTTTCCGGCCGTGGCGGAGTCGAGCCGCGAGGTCCTGGACGCGACGGCGAAAAAGTGGGGCGCGGTGCTCTTCGGCAACGGCAAGAAATAG
- the rpmB gene encoding 50S ribosomal protein L28, with protein sequence MARVCAICGKGRSIGYNVSHANNKTKRAWRPNLQRVRARFEGRVKRALVCTDCIHSGRVEKVA encoded by the coding sequence ATGGCGAGAGTTTGCGCGATTTGCGGCAAGGGCCGCTCCATCGGATACAACGTCAGCCACGCCAACAACAAGACCAAGAGAGCCTGGCGCCCCAACCTGCAGCGCGTCCGCGCCCGATTCGAAGGGAGAGTCAAGCGCGCCCTGGTCTGCACCGACTGCATCCACTCCGGACGGGTGGAGAAGGTGGCTTGA
- a CDS encoding bifunctional nuclease domain-containing protein, whose protein sequence is MRITIAVSTLPLLFSLLIPPAPRAAQDADAVEAKIKTLLVDPRSQTPVVVLETVAEKQLLPIWIDVAEARAIAMELEHIGPPRPLTHDLIRNLLRALGATLQRVTITEIKNGTYYAILSLRFQRQDLQIDSRPSDAIAVALRMKAPIYASRRVLAQAQPVPGSGDQPESLQKRLRFQGQNLTTELASLLNAPDARGVLVSDVEAGGPAMAAGLQRGDVITRANGTKIDNVTDLEAFLLRQKPPARIRFEVIKKGKPTLIVVDLPS, encoded by the coding sequence CTTCTCGCTACTGATCCCGCCTGCGCCCCGCGCGGCGCAGGACGCGGACGCCGTCGAAGCGAAGATCAAGACCTTGCTGGTCGATCCGCGATCCCAGACCCCGGTCGTGGTGCTGGAAACGGTGGCGGAAAAACAGCTCCTGCCGATCTGGATCGACGTGGCCGAAGCGCGCGCGATCGCGATGGAGCTCGAGCACATCGGGCCGCCGCGCCCGCTCACTCACGATCTGATCCGCAACCTGCTCCGCGCCCTGGGAGCGACGCTGCAGCGCGTGACCATCACCGAGATCAAGAACGGCACTTACTACGCCATTCTGTCGCTTCGTTTCCAGCGCCAGGACCTGCAGATCGACTCGCGGCCGAGCGACGCCATCGCCGTCGCGCTCAGGATGAAGGCGCCGATCTACGCTTCGCGGCGCGTGCTCGCTCAGGCCCAGCCGGTCCCGGGCTCCGGCGATCAACCCGAGTCGTTGCAGAAGCGGCTCCGCTTCCAGGGGCAGAATCTAACGACCGAGCTGGCCTCGCTCCTCAACGCGCCGGACGCCCGCGGCGTTCTGGTGTCCGACGTCGAGGCGGGGGGACCGGCGATGGCCGCCGGGCTGCAGCGGGGCGACGTCATCACCCGCGCCAACGGGACGAAGATCGACAACGTGACGGACCTCGAAGCCTTCCTGCTGCGTCAAAAGCCCCCGGCTCGCATCCGGTTCGAGGTAATAAAAAAGGGCAAGCCCACGCTCATCGTCGTGGACCTGCCCTCCTGA
- the rfaE1 gene encoding D-glycero-beta-D-manno-heptose-7-phosphate kinase, with product MRRSNSLDERRRLSQITDGFRRINLLVVGDLMLDRFIWGDVERISPEAPVPVLRVTSESIQLGGAANVVHNIRTLGGQVTACGAVGRDGPGKKLLQDLRRIGVSTDGVFTDEGYQSIQKTRIIARPRHQQIVRLDRESRAPMREPTLKKIRDYVLRHHRRYDGIVVSDYGKGVIHRELLERLADLAGRDGRPVVIDPKKENYGRYRGATLITPNKEEASGAAGIPIRDESSLIEAGRRLVRLWRAKAVLITRGPEGMSLFRPRRTAAHFPTQPKEIFDVTGAGDTVVAVCGLALAGGASYEDAAVLANLAAGLVGDEVGTVAVRADALKRAIGETL from the coding sequence ATGAGGCGGTCGAATAGCCTGGACGAGCGTCGACGCTTGAGCCAGATCACCGACGGGTTTCGCCGCATCAACCTTCTGGTGGTCGGCGACCTGATGCTCGACCGGTTCATCTGGGGCGACGTGGAGCGAATCTCTCCGGAAGCGCCGGTGCCCGTTCTGCGGGTCACCTCGGAAAGCATTCAGCTCGGCGGCGCCGCCAACGTGGTCCACAACATCCGGACGCTCGGCGGGCAGGTCACCGCCTGCGGCGCCGTGGGCAGGGACGGGCCGGGAAAGAAGCTTCTCCAGGACCTCCGGCGGATCGGCGTTTCCACGGACGGGGTTTTCACCGACGAAGGCTACCAGAGCATCCAGAAGACCCGGATCATCGCCCGACCGAGGCATCAGCAGATCGTCAGGCTCGACCGCGAAAGCCGCGCGCCGATGCGCGAGCCGACGCTGAAGAAGATCCGCGACTACGTGCTGCGCCACCACCGCCGCTACGACGGGATCGTCGTCTCGGATTACGGCAAGGGGGTGATTCACCGCGAGCTGCTCGAGCGGCTGGCCGATCTGGCGGGCCGCGACGGCAGGCCGGTGGTCATCGATCCCAAAAAGGAGAACTACGGCCGCTACCGTGGGGCGACGCTGATCACGCCGAACAAGGAAGAGGCGAGCGGTGCGGCCGGCATCCCGATCCGCGACGAGAGCTCGTTGATAGAGGCGGGCCGGCGGCTGGTGCGGCTGTGGCGGGCCAAGGCGGTGCTGATCACGCGGGGGCCCGAGGGCATGAGCCTGTTCCGCCCGCGGCGGACGGCGGCCCACTTTCCGACCCAGCCGAAGGAGATCTTCGACGTGACCGGCGCGGGCGACACCGTCGTCGCCGTGTGTGGGCTCGCGCTCGCGGGAGGCGCGAGCTACGAGGACGCCGCGGTGCTCGCCAACCTGGCGGCCGGCCTGGTGGGCGACGAGGTGGGCACGGTCGCGGTCCGGGCGGACGCGCTCAAGCGGGCGATCGGGGAAACATTATGA
- a CDS encoding YicC/YloC family endoribonuclease has product MKSMTGYGEASSEHRGTKITVQVRSLNHRHLDLQLRVPREYLSFEEEIRKLIRDRVHRGRVDVFVNRAPVRGRTRRLLLDEDLLGQYLASIQKAKKRFKLAGQPELSLLSTLPDLFRVEEVDARAAAEKRGLFRCLGLALRRLDQARGREGRELQADMRSQLVHLRRIAADLEARAAAAAARLQRIPGEANGGALESEAGETAGPAPKGDVNEEIVRLKSHIAALFDVLREREPVGKKIDFMLQEIQRELNTIGSKQPQLPIVQLVLQGKERVEKIREQSQNVE; this is encoded by the coding sequence ATGAAAAGCATGACGGGCTACGGCGAGGCTTCGAGCGAGCATCGCGGAACGAAGATCACGGTCCAGGTGCGCAGCCTCAATCACCGGCATCTGGATCTGCAGCTGCGCGTGCCGCGGGAGTATCTCTCGTTCGAGGAGGAGATCCGCAAGCTGATCCGTGACCGCGTACACCGCGGCCGGGTCGACGTGTTCGTCAACCGCGCCCCGGTGCGCGGGCGCACGCGGCGGTTGCTGCTGGACGAGGACCTGCTCGGCCAGTACCTGGCGTCGATCCAGAAGGCGAAGAAGCGCTTCAAGCTCGCCGGGCAGCCGGAGCTGTCGCTGCTTTCGACGCTCCCCGATCTGTTTCGCGTGGAGGAGGTCGATGCCAGAGCGGCGGCGGAAAAGCGAGGCCTGTTTCGCTGTCTCGGTCTCGCGCTGCGCCGGCTCGACCAGGCGCGCGGCCGGGAGGGGCGAGAGCTCCAGGCCGACATGCGGTCGCAGCTCGTGCATTTGCGCCGGATCGCCGCCGATCTCGAGGCCAGGGCGGCGGCCGCGGCCGCGCGGCTGCAACGGATCCCCGGAGAGGCCAACGGAGGGGCGCTGGAGAGCGAGGCGGGCGAGACGGCGGGCCCCGCCCCCAAGGGCGACGTCAACGAGGAAATCGTGCGGCTGAAGAGCCACATCGCCGCCCTTTTCGACGTGCTCCGCGAGCGTGAGCCGGTGGGCAAGAAGATCGATTTCATGCTCCAGGAGATCCAGCGGGAGCTGAACACGATCGGCTCCAAGCAGCCGCAGCTCCCTATCGTGCAGCTCGTGCTTCAGGGGAAGGAGCGGGTGGAGAAAATCCGGGAGCAATCCCAGAACGTGGAGTGA